The Streptomyces laurentii genome contains a region encoding:
- a CDS encoding acetyltransferase (identified by MetaGeneAnnotator; putative;~sequence version:1), with amino-acid sequence MNEITARLTAAATPSAPSLVLRPWSPEDAPALVGCGEDAELRRRTTFAVNDEADADRWIRDSERGWQEGNRFAFAVLEVEEGGGAGQLAGQVVLKGVTPGSSTAEVGYWTAARARGRGVAPRAVAAVTEWAFATFGEGGVQGAVEGGGLKTLELLHQVDNVNSCRVAEKSGFALRAILPASPPAYPNDGHLHVLER; translated from the coding sequence ATGAACGAGATCACCGCGCGCCTCACGGCCGCCGCCACCCCCTCGGCCCCGTCCCTCGTCCTGCGGCCCTGGTCCCCGGAGGACGCGCCCGCCCTGGTCGGCTGCGGCGAGGACGCCGAGCTGCGCCGTCGTACGACCTTCGCGGTGAACGACGAGGCCGACGCCGACCGTTGGATCCGCGACAGCGAGCGGGGCTGGCAGGAAGGCAATCGCTTCGCGTTCGCCGTCCTCGAAGTCGAAGAAGGCGGCGGGGCGGGGCAGTTGGCGGGCCAAGTGGTGCTCAAGGGTGTCACCCCGGGGTCGTCGACCGCCGAGGTCGGCTACTGGACGGCGGCCCGGGCACGTGGGCGCGGGGTCGCCCCGCGGGCCGTGGCGGCGGTGACGGAGTGGGCGTTCGCGACCTTCGGCGAGGGCGGGGTCCAAGGCGCGGTCGAGGGGGGCGGTCTGAAGACTCTCGAACTCCTCCACCAGGTCGACAACGTCAACTCCTGCCGGGTCGCCGAGAAGTCCGGCTTCGCCCTGCGCGCGATCCTCCCGGCGTCCCCGCCCGCCTACCCGAACGACGGCCACCTGCACGTCCTGGAGCGGTGA